One Shewanella sp. MR-4 DNA window includes the following coding sequences:
- a CDS encoding tetratricopeptide repeat protein has translation MHKLIVIFVTLLMSISFQTKATDLEAEEIELRETPQKMYDRLNQSISFPIAFKNREQFERAAQEQGYSSDEFEHILQLLARLNLEPNVKSKVGFQDANSLIELLASIAQSPFEQATVAMLKGRYIGRTEQKYQEAIAFYNEALTRINDSYDVESMLLKHTIHEHLGGLHLVIRQDVPALMHFHTYRDIAYKLRNDYLIAAAESKLGHYYNKNQQLTKSLQHYSEAIRLSNRSNYPSMKTHLQLQLAKVYRDLKQWDEALKNAHEAAAGFKKLGNDTYLSSCMTVIAMVYGEQGDWNRAIDYYLNAQQLDAKRGNYIAQGLNFHNLGQAYSHLHDEANALKYLLMANQIFQEKQSHHYLVYNELLIGEIAQSKEDWPLMMNHAENALALASDLQLQDEQKSALTQIALSAEKLHDQAKVISTQKRIIELSEALESTAKDPSVSASVLAEQQLKLELSMLQGKLNDAVETTKNTNKLLAFSGLITLVLLVGIIILINQRRKHKRQNAMLQQLSLEEPFTHHQGYAALLKDLAQNPANAPTTALALIEFREHVSTDLHHGQYFANAITRQLTGHITNALSMPVYVIRQGLFAVRFTEAEEPQRVLQTLRALLDTKGMGYHFNLGFISLPLLTKAEIKIAPKLLFETLQMALAGARSLTNDTCHYVSLRALDFVPPTLFADPLFLHLEKGIERGLIRVDTDANKEDIIWPCWENNQDRHLLENI, from the coding sequence ATGCATAAACTCATTGTTATTTTCGTGACCTTGTTGATGTCTATTTCTTTTCAAACAAAGGCTACCGATCTTGAGGCCGAAGAAATAGAATTGCGTGAAACGCCGCAGAAGATGTATGACAGACTTAATCAGTCCATCTCTTTTCCTATTGCCTTTAAGAATCGTGAACAATTTGAACGTGCCGCCCAAGAGCAGGGTTACAGCAGTGATGAATTCGAGCATATTCTGCAACTGCTTGCGCGGTTAAATCTCGAGCCGAATGTGAAATCCAAGGTTGGCTTTCAAGACGCCAATAGCCTGATTGAATTACTGGCAAGCATAGCGCAGAGTCCCTTCGAACAAGCCACAGTCGCTATGCTCAAGGGGCGTTATATCGGCCGTACCGAACAAAAATACCAAGAAGCCATCGCATTTTATAATGAGGCGCTGACACGGATTAACGACAGTTATGATGTGGAATCCATGCTGCTAAAGCACACCATTCATGAACATTTAGGCGGATTGCACCTCGTCATCCGCCAAGATGTGCCCGCATTAATGCATTTTCATACCTACCGCGATATCGCCTACAAGCTTAGAAACGACTACCTTATCGCGGCGGCCGAATCGAAACTTGGGCATTATTACAATAAAAATCAACAACTCACTAAGTCATTGCAACACTATAGTGAAGCGATTCGCCTGTCTAATCGCTCCAATTATCCTTCGATGAAAACCCACCTGCAGCTGCAACTGGCGAAGGTCTATCGTGATTTAAAACAATGGGATGAAGCCTTAAAGAATGCCCATGAGGCTGCCGCAGGCTTTAAAAAACTGGGCAACGACACTTATTTATCAAGCTGTATGACGGTCATCGCCATGGTGTATGGTGAACAAGGTGATTGGAACCGCGCCATCGATTACTACCTGAATGCCCAGCAGCTCGACGCCAAACGCGGTAACTACATCGCGCAAGGGCTGAATTTTCACAATCTCGGCCAAGCCTATTCGCACTTACATGATGAGGCGAATGCCCTCAAATATTTGTTGATGGCGAATCAGATATTTCAAGAAAAACAAAGCCATCACTATTTAGTCTATAACGAACTGCTTATCGGTGAGATTGCCCAATCGAAGGAAGATTGGCCGTTAATGATGAACCACGCCGAAAATGCCCTAGCCTTAGCAAGTGATTTACAACTGCAGGACGAGCAAAAATCGGCGCTGACGCAAATCGCCCTGTCAGCGGAAAAGCTCCACGATCAAGCCAAAGTGATTAGCACGCAAAAGCGCATTATCGAATTGAGCGAAGCACTCGAAAGCACCGCAAAAGATCCATCGGTTTCCGCCTCAGTGCTGGCCGAGCAACAACTCAAACTCGAACTCAGTATGTTACAGGGCAAACTGAACGATGCAGTTGAAACCACTAAAAACACCAATAAATTACTCGCCTTTAGTGGCCTGATTACCCTAGTGCTATTAGTCGGGATCATCATCCTTATCAATCAGCGCCGTAAGCACAAACGCCAAAACGCCATGCTGCAACAGTTAAGCCTCGAAGAGCCTTTTACTCACCATCAGGGATATGCCGCGCTATTAAAGGATCTCGCCCAAAACCCAGCGAATGCGCCCACAACCGCCCTCGCCTTAATTGAATTTCGCGAGCATGTCAGTACCGACCTGCATCACGGCCAATATTTTGCCAATGCCATTACGCGCCAATTAACTGGCCATATCACTAATGCATTGTCGATGCCCGTCTATGTGATCCGTCAAGGCTTGTTTGCCGTAAGATTTACCGAGGCAGAAGAACCGCAGCGGGTGTTACAAACACTGAGGGCGCTGCTGGATACCAAAGGCATGGGCTATCATTTTAATTTAGGCTTTATCAGTTTGCCGTTATTAACCAAAGCAGAAATCAAAATTGCCCCTAAATTGCTGTTTGAAACCCTCCAAATGGCCCTCGCAGGCGCGCGCAGTTTAACCAATGACACTTGCCATTATGTGAGCCTAAGAGCTTTAGATTTTGTGCCACCGACACTCTTTGCCGATCCGCTGTTTTTGCATCTCGAAAAAGGGATTGAACGCGGCCTGATAAGAGTCGACACAGATGCAAACAAGGAAGACATTATTTGGCCCTGTTGGGAAAATAACCAAGATCGACATTTATTGGAAAATATTTGA
- the ppnN gene encoding nucleotide 5'-monophosphate nucleosidase PpnN: MIVKVSPKGSMDQLSQLEVDRLKKSAKSALYQLYRNCSLAVLAAGLKTDNSKALFEQYQNFDINVLQRERGVKLELINPPEQAFVDGQIITGIQEHLFSVLRDILYISDKYDTLKHINLTNASHITNVVFDILRNARAIAPMKDPNVVVCWGGHSINAVEYQYTREVGYQLGLRELDICTGCGPGAMEGPMKGAAIGHAKQRIKNARYIGLTEPSIIAAEPPNQIVNELVILPDIEKRLEAFVRLGHGIIIFPGGAGTAEELLYILGILLNKENQETPFPLVLTGPSESADYFIKIDEFIAATLGQEARQKYQIIIDNPAEVARVMKQGMEQVKTHRRATGDAYQYQWGLKIEPEFQLPFIPSHEVMANLDLHFQSNKAELAANLRKAFSGIVAGNVKSDTIKQIEQLGPFHIKGDPHLMELMDNLLGAFVAQHRMKLPGSAYVPCYQIVK, encoded by the coding sequence ATGATAGTAAAAGTCAGCCCAAAGGGCAGCATGGATCAGCTTTCACAACTTGAAGTTGATCGCCTCAAAAAAAGCGCCAAGAGCGCCCTATATCAACTGTATCGTAACTGCTCACTCGCCGTACTCGCCGCAGGCCTCAAGACCGACAACTCTAAAGCGCTATTCGAGCAATATCAGAACTTCGATATCAATGTGCTTCAACGTGAACGTGGGGTTAAACTAGAGCTTATCAATCCCCCCGAGCAAGCCTTTGTCGACGGCCAAATTATCACAGGGATCCAAGAACACTTGTTTTCGGTGCTACGGGATATCCTTTATATCAGCGACAAGTACGACACCCTTAAACATATCAATCTCACCAACGCGAGCCACATTACTAACGTAGTGTTCGATATTTTGCGTAATGCCCGCGCCATTGCACCGATGAAAGACCCCAATGTGGTCGTCTGTTGGGGTGGTCACAGTATCAACGCTGTCGAATACCAATACACCCGTGAAGTGGGCTATCAACTTGGTCTAAGGGAATTAGATATTTGCACCGGCTGCGGCCCTGGCGCGATGGAAGGTCCGATGAAGGGCGCCGCCATTGGTCATGCAAAACAACGGATTAAAAACGCCCGTTATATTGGTCTCACTGAGCCCAGTATTATTGCCGCCGAGCCGCCTAACCAAATTGTTAACGAGCTGGTGATTTTACCCGATATCGAAAAACGCCTCGAAGCCTTTGTGCGTCTAGGCCACGGGATTATTATCTTCCCCGGCGGTGCGGGTACCGCCGAAGAGCTACTGTATATTTTGGGTATTTTGCTCAATAAAGAAAATCAAGAAACCCCCTTCCCACTGGTGCTGACTGGCCCAAGTGAGAGTGCGGACTATTTTATTAAAATTGATGAGTTTATCGCAGCCACCTTAGGGCAAGAGGCGCGGCAAAAATATCAAATCATCATAGACAATCCCGCAGAAGTCGCTCGAGTGATGAAACAAGGTATGGAACAAGTGAAAACCCATCGCCGCGCCACAGGTGATGCCTATCAATATCAATGGGGACTGAAGATAGAACCCGAGTTCCAACTACCGTTTATTCCAAGCCATGAAGTAATGGCAAACTTGGATTTGCATTTTCAATCGAATAAAGCGGAGCTAGCCGCCAATTTGCGCAAAGCGTTTTCGGGTATAGTGGCGGGTAATGTAAAATCAGACACTATCAAACAGATAGAACAATTAGGCCCCTTCCACATTAAAGGGGACCCACACTTGATGGAATTGATGGACAATTTGCTGGGGGCCTTTGTCGCCCAACATAGGATGAAACTGCCGGGGAGTGCTTATGTTCCCTGCTATCAAATAGTGAAGTAA
- a CDS encoding GGDEF domain-containing protein — protein sequence MKDSNATVTQLALLQQKLHSAKLALDEVNEDRNAKLQTLLQFIGHLSLACKGQNLELDNKLAKLRHNLNTFERVDEALPELVDVERLLKGQYNHVMVQLEESRTGLAQVVRQIQRVNSAPEKLKKEVNYFKQDLSKPFHTVWEYIPKVKQIIGFYDIILQQQFNETEKLDVLPKHRQLAHELAQMISEIEFRKDQRDQVLVIKELLASEVEIDTLLEAYQTILSLLLDNIAREKSASQEFLYALNDALAAVREVVSESYNHNQRSFQLKTQLNREINSRVDNVGEAIIDTDDIVDLKAQLTEQLNSIRSALARKEALEQREQALLRKSMETMRKELNELSNEANTYKERLFEQQKLNLLDSLTQLPNRAALEERMELEYRNYQRHKTPLWIAVADIDHFKSINDSFGHSTGDKTLQVIAMALKNSLRDTEFVARYGGEEFVLILPDIGGGDIAQLLNRVREKVKNIPFKFKNQRITVTVSIGAAQVMGNELIHETFERADAALYKAKHESRDRVVIDV from the coding sequence ATGAAGGATTCCAACGCGACAGTGACACAGCTGGCATTGCTTCAGCAAAAACTTCACTCGGCAAAATTGGCCCTCGATGAAGTAAACGAAGATAGGAATGCTAAGTTACAGACACTACTCCAATTTATTGGCCATTTAAGTCTTGCCTGCAAAGGGCAAAATTTAGAACTGGATAATAAACTTGCTAAACTTCGCCATAATTTAAATACCTTTGAGCGAGTCGATGAAGCATTGCCGGAGTTGGTTGATGTTGAACGTCTATTAAAGGGTCAGTACAACCATGTAATGGTGCAACTTGAAGAAAGCCGGACAGGGCTTGCACAGGTGGTCCGCCAGATCCAACGGGTTAACTCGGCGCCCGAAAAACTCAAAAAAGAAGTTAATTACTTTAAGCAGGATCTCTCAAAACCTTTCCACACAGTGTGGGAATATATCCCTAAAGTTAAACAAATCATCGGCTTCTACGATATTATCCTGCAACAACAGTTCAATGAGACGGAAAAGTTAGATGTCTTGCCAAAACACAGACAACTTGCCCATGAACTCGCGCAGATGATTTCGGAAATTGAATTTCGTAAAGATCAACGCGACCAAGTGCTCGTGATTAAAGAGCTGCTGGCATCGGAAGTCGAAATCGACACCTTGCTCGAAGCCTATCAAACCATTTTATCCCTATTGCTCGACAACATCGCCCGCGAAAAATCGGCCTCACAAGAGTTTTTATACGCGCTAAACGATGCCTTAGCCGCTGTGCGTGAAGTGGTGAGTGAATCCTACAATCACAACCAGCGCAGTTTTCAGCTAAAAACCCAGCTCAACCGTGAAATCAATTCGCGTGTGGATAATGTGGGTGAAGCCATTATCGACACCGATGATATTGTCGATCTCAAGGCGCAATTGACCGAACAGCTCAACTCAATCCGCTCCGCCCTCGCCCGCAAAGAAGCCTTAGAGCAGCGTGAACAAGCCTTACTGCGCAAATCGATGGAGACCATGCGCAAAGAGCTTAACGAGCTAAGTAATGAGGCCAACACCTATAAAGAGCGACTCTTCGAGCAACAAAAACTCAATCTATTGGACAGCCTAACCCAATTACCTAACCGTGCCGCCCTCGAAGAGCGCATGGAACTTGAGTATCGTAATTATCAGCGCCACAAAACCCCGCTATGGATTGCGGTGGCAGATATCGACCACTTTAAGAGTATCAATGACAGCTTTGGCCACAGCACGGGCGATAAAACCCTGCAGGTCATCGCCATGGCATTAAAGAACTCTCTACGGGATACCGAGTTTGTCGCCCGCTACGGCGGCGAAGAGTTTGTGCTCATCCTGCCAGATATTGGCGGAGGCGACATTGCTCAACTTTTAAACAGAGTCCGTGAAAAAGTAAAAAATATTCCATTTAAATTTAAAAATCAGAGAATTACAGTTACAGTATCTATAGGGGCTGCGCAGGTTATGGGGAACGAGCTCATACATGAAACCTTCGAGCGCGCCGATGCAGCACTCTACAAAGCAAAACATGAAAGCAGAGACAGGGTTGTGATTGACGTATAA
- the phoB gene encoding phosphate regulon transcriptional regulator PhoB, with the protein MTARILIVEDELAIREMLTFVMEQHGFTTSAAEDFDSAIALLKEPYPDLILLDWMFPGGSGIQLAKRLKQDEFTRQIPIIMLTARGEEEDKVKGLEVGADDYITKPFSPKELVARIKAVLRRSAPTRLEETIDVQGLLLDPVSHRVSVGDTVLDMGPTEFRLLHFFMTHPERVYSREQLLDNVWGTNVYVEDRTVDVHIRRLRKAVEESGHDRLIQTVRGAGYRFSTRI; encoded by the coding sequence ATGACTGCAAGGATATTGATAGTAGAAGACGAGTTAGCCATCCGCGAGATGCTGACTTTTGTAATGGAACAGCATGGGTTTACAACCTCTGCGGCGGAAGATTTTGATTCGGCCATTGCGCTGCTAAAGGAGCCTTACCCCGATCTGATTTTGTTGGATTGGATGTTTCCTGGTGGAAGTGGTATTCAATTGGCCAAACGCCTCAAGCAGGATGAATTTACCCGTCAGATCCCCATTATTATGTTAACCGCTCGCGGTGAAGAGGAAGATAAGGTTAAGGGACTCGAAGTGGGCGCCGATGACTATATCACTAAACCTTTTTCACCCAAGGAGCTGGTGGCGCGTATCAAGGCCGTATTGCGCCGTAGCGCACCGACCCGCCTCGAAGAAACCATCGATGTACAAGGATTGTTACTCGACCCCGTGAGCCACAGGGTGAGTGTTGGCGATACCGTGCTCGACATGGGGCCAACGGAATTCCGTTTATTACACTTCTTTATGACACACCCTGAACGTGTTTACAGCCGCGAACAGCTGCTCGATAACGTCTGGGGAACCAATGTGTATGTGGAAGATAGAACCGTCGATGTTCACATCCGTCGCCTGCGTAAAGCGGTCGAAGAGTCGGGCCATGACCGCCTCATTCAAACGGTTCGTGGGGCTGGTTATCGTTTCTCTACACGCATTTAG
- the rdgC gene encoding recombination-associated protein RdgC — MWFKNLTLYRFNKPFSIETEALETALADFTFSPCGSQDVSKFGFSNALGKQGSTLVHSANNRHLICVTKEEKILPGQVIKESLEEKVALIEDEENRKLAKKEKDALKDEIITSLLPRAFSRRSQTRALILPELEMILVDSSSATKAEELLALLRKALGSLPVIPLSFKAPVESNLTQWLKDGSAPLPFEMQDEAELKSAADEGGIVRFKQQDLKEDEVLAHLETGKEVHKLALHFGQSIALLLQSDASVKRLKFSEEFRAGNDELGNEDPMARLDADFALMGSELVALMHALVSALGGLEETQA; from the coding sequence ATGTGGTTTAAAAATCTTACTCTTTACCGTTTCAATAAACCTTTTTCCATCGAGACAGAAGCACTTGAAACCGCACTCGCCGATTTCACATTTTCCCCATGCGGCAGCCAAGACGTCAGCAAATTTGGTTTTTCCAATGCCTTAGGTAAACAAGGCAGCACCTTAGTGCACAGCGCCAATAATCGTCACCTTATCTGTGTCACTAAAGAAGAAAAAATTCTGCCAGGCCAAGTGATTAAAGAATCATTAGAAGAAAAAGTGGCGCTAATTGAAGACGAAGAAAATCGTAAGCTCGCCAAAAAAGAAAAAGATGCGCTGAAAGATGAAATCATCACTAGCCTATTACCACGCGCCTTTTCACGTCGCAGCCAAACTCGCGCGCTGATTTTACCTGAGCTGGAAATGATCCTCGTTGATAGCTCTAGCGCCACTAAAGCCGAAGAATTATTAGCCTTATTACGCAAGGCCTTAGGTAGCTTGCCAGTGATCCCATTAAGCTTTAAAGCGCCAGTTGAATCGAACCTCACTCAATGGTTAAAAGATGGCAGCGCACCATTACCCTTTGAAATGCAAGATGAAGCCGAGTTGAAATCGGCCGCCGATGAAGGCGGTATCGTGCGCTTTAAGCAGCAAGATCTGAAAGAAGATGAAGTACTTGCCCACCTTGAAACCGGCAAAGAAGTGCATAAGCTCGCCCTGCACTTTGGCCAATCAATTGCGCTACTGCTGCAATCCGACGCCAGCGTAAAACGCTTAAAATTCTCCGAAGAATTTAGAGCGGGTAATGATGAGCTAGGTAATGAAGATCCAATGGCGCGTCTCGATGCCGACTTTGCCTTAATGGGCAGTGAGTTAGTCGCGCTGATGCACGCCCTAGTTTCGGCATTAGGCGGCCTTGAAGAGACTCAAGCTTAG
- a CDS encoding M61 family metallopeptidase: MKPSRLSILVLSVLGSANVFADVDYKIDLSQPEHHLAKVSVTFSEAKAGEFNVNLPVWRTGKYQVLPLSDGVRLFSATDALGNALPWKRTASGEWQIALDKPTSVTVNYQLYANELGQRVRHIDATHAYLDASGVFMYSPQFRADAVAVQLTVPENWQSYSGMSSGNAAHSFVAPNYDVLIDSPIETGVSTHKTFSANGKDYELVLWGEGNYDADKVVKDLTALSGQAKAIWDGYPFERYVYMVHATSGASGATEHLNSTVIQLPRFSFRERKDYLRFISTASHEFIHTWNVKAYRPAGLVPYDYQHENMTELLWIAEGSTSYFQGQLLLRAGVMTPKEFLEDLAKRIEKSELTPGREIQSVAEASLGEWSSTGGDYAINHSVNIYSEGYLTSLALDFSLLTDSNLAHSYRDVHRKLYQDYRVPKGYTVADVQQILKDLSGKDYGPWWQSHVNSPLSLEFSSLLSQAGLVMSYGKDSKAEPFTGMTLSSEHGSLVLSQVLRNGPAWQAGIVAGDEILAINGLKVTAQGFDKRIKDFKVGDKVEITLFNNDKIKQVALTLGEKQSGKLALKGDAKATKQQKAFFKAWLGIDWPFDNKGELLTKS, translated from the coding sequence GTGAAACCCAGTAGATTATCTATTTTGGTATTAAGTGTATTAGGGTCGGCTAACGTATTTGCCGATGTGGATTACAAAATTGATTTAAGCCAACCAGAACATCACCTTGCGAAGGTGAGTGTGACTTTCTCCGAGGCTAAAGCGGGTGAGTTCAATGTCAATCTACCCGTGTGGCGTACGGGCAAATACCAAGTGTTACCTCTATCCGACGGTGTGCGTTTATTTAGCGCGACCGATGCTCTTGGCAACGCTCTACCATGGAAACGCACCGCCAGCGGTGAATGGCAAATTGCCCTCGATAAGCCCACCAGCGTGACAGTGAATTATCAGCTCTATGCCAATGAATTAGGTCAACGTGTGCGTCATATCGATGCTACCCACGCCTATTTAGATGCCAGTGGCGTATTTATGTATAGCCCGCAATTTCGAGCCGATGCTGTTGCAGTACAATTAACGGTTCCCGAAAACTGGCAAAGCTATTCGGGTATGTCGTCAGGTAACGCGGCGCATTCCTTTGTGGCGCCTAATTATGATGTGCTGATTGATTCGCCCATCGAAACCGGCGTGAGCACCCACAAAACCTTTAGCGCTAATGGTAAAGATTATGAGTTAGTGCTGTGGGGCGAAGGCAACTACGATGCCGACAAGGTGGTGAAAGATTTAACCGCGCTGAGTGGTCAAGCCAAGGCGATTTGGGATGGTTATCCCTTTGAGCGTTATGTGTATATGGTGCACGCCACTAGCGGCGCGAGTGGCGCAACCGAACATTTGAACTCGACGGTCATCCAACTGCCTCGGTTTAGTTTTCGCGAGCGTAAGGACTACCTACGCTTTATCAGCACCGCCTCCCATGAGTTTATTCATACCTGGAACGTTAAAGCCTATCGTCCAGCGGGGTTGGTCCCTTACGATTATCAGCATGAAAACATGACCGAACTTTTGTGGATTGCCGAGGGCTCGACCAGTTATTTCCAAGGTCAGTTACTGCTGCGTGCAGGAGTGATGACGCCTAAGGAGTTTTTAGAAGATCTCGCTAAACGCATTGAGAAGAGTGAGCTGACTCCCGGACGCGAAATTCAATCTGTGGCCGAGGCCAGTTTAGGGGAGTGGAGCAGCACGGGTGGTGATTATGCTATTAACCACAGTGTGAATATTTACTCTGAAGGTTATTTAACCTCACTGGCGCTGGATTTCTCCCTGCTGACCGACTCGAATCTTGCCCACTCGTACCGCGATGTACACCGTAAACTCTATCAGGATTACCGCGTGCCTAAGGGTTACACTGTGGCCGATGTGCAGCAAATTCTGAAGGATTTATCGGGTAAGGATTATGGCCCCTGGTGGCAGAGCCATGTGAATAGTCCGCTGAGTCTTGAGTTTTCAAGCCTGTTGTCTCAGGCTGGTTTAGTCATGTCCTATGGTAAAGACTCTAAAGCTGAGCCTTTTACGGGCATGACTTTAAGCAGCGAACATGGCTCTTTAGTGCTTTCTCAAGTCTTGCGTAATGGCCCCGCGTGGCAGGCCGGTATCGTGGCAGGGGATGAAATCCTCGCGATTAATGGCTTAAAGGTCACGGCACAAGGTTTTGATAAACGCATCAAAGACTTTAAAGTGGGTGATAAAGTCGAAATCACCTTATTTAACAACGACAAAATCAAGCAAGTGGCGTTAACCTTAGGTGAGAAACAAAGCGGTAAGCTAGCGCTAAAAGGCGATGCAAAGGCGACTAAGCAGCAAAAAGCCTTCTTCAAAGCCTGGCTTGGCATTGATTGGCCGTTCGATAATAAGGGTGAGCTGCTGACGAAAAGCTAA
- a CDS encoding porin, with protein MMNVFCKTLLASALASATLASAYAAEPLTVYGKLNVTAQSNDEKGDSTTTIQSNASRFGVKGDFELSSSLEAFYTVEYEVDTGAATSDNFKARNQFVGLKGAFGSFSVGRNDTLLKISQGNVDQFNDLSGDLKSLFKGENRLGQTATYLSPSIGGFVFGATYAAEGDADQQAQDGFSLAAMYGDAKLKKSPFYAAIAYDSDVKGYEILRASVQGKIADLTLGGMYQQQEQTYKNALPVNTDSVNGYLFSAAYDINAVTLKAQYQDMEDLGDSWSVGADYSLGKPTKVFAFYTNRSMEASNDDDKYIAVGLEHKF; from the coding sequence ATGATGAACGTTTTTTGTAAAACTCTACTTGCTTCTGCGCTAGCTTCTGCAACTCTGGCTTCTGCTTATGCCGCTGAGCCACTGACTGTTTATGGTAAGTTGAACGTTACCGCTCAATCAAATGATGAGAAAGGTGATTCTACAACAACTATTCAAAGTAATGCTTCTCGTTTTGGTGTGAAGGGTGATTTCGAACTGTCTAGCTCGCTGGAAGCGTTCTACACAGTAGAGTACGAAGTTGATACTGGCGCTGCAACAAGCGACAACTTCAAAGCCCGTAACCAATTCGTTGGTTTAAAAGGTGCATTTGGTTCTTTCTCTGTTGGTCGTAACGACACTCTGTTAAAGATCTCTCAAGGTAACGTTGACCAGTTCAACGATTTATCAGGTGACTTAAAGAGCCTGTTCAAAGGTGAAAACCGTTTAGGTCAAACTGCAACTTACCTGTCACCTTCAATCGGTGGTTTCGTATTCGGTGCAACTTATGCTGCTGAAGGCGATGCTGACCAACAAGCTCAAGACGGTTTCAGCTTAGCCGCTATGTACGGTGACGCTAAACTGAAAAAATCACCTTTCTACGCCGCTATCGCTTACGATTCTGACGTAAAAGGTTATGAAATCCTGCGTGCATCGGTACAAGGTAAAATCGCTGATTTAACCTTAGGTGGTATGTATCAACAACAGGAACAAACCTACAAAAACGCTTTACCTGTTAACACTGACAGCGTGAACGGTTACCTGTTTAGCGCCGCTTATGATATCAATGCTGTGACGTTAAAAGCCCAATACCAAGACATGGAAGACTTAGGTGATTCATGGTCAGTGGGTGCGGACTACAGCTTAGGTAAGCCTACGAAAGTGTTTGCTTTCTATACTAACCGTTCTATGGAAGCGTCTAACGACGATGACAAATACATAGCTGTAGGCTTAGAACACAAGTTCTAA
- the phoR gene encoding phosphate regulon sensor histidine kinase PhoR has product MFDSYSGYRLFSRLAVFLLLCLLIGLLVGKPLWILIIGLLGLVFWHYRQLARLNFWLWRDRKLTPPQGSGSWEGVFNGIYRLQGKNRRRVGQLAALLGRFRQGAEALPDAAVVLDSEHNILWCNKLAQLILGFVWPQDNGQRIDNLIRHPDFSAYLKAGEYKEPLELASPVSDRRLLEIRIMSYGDRQLLLIARDITRIRQLEGMRKEFVANVSHELKTPLTVLQGYLEMMQSMAEPGSMNAKPLALMQQQTRRMQSMVEQLLVLSRIEDAVDINLENTVNMAQLMEVLKEEAKALAQDKYELSFHCEAGLNSHGNELQLRSACSNLISNAIRYTEPGGKITVQWRSVATGGLFSVTDTGEGIAPQHINRLTERFYRVDSARSRQTGGSGLGLAIVKHALSHHHSELNISSELGKGSTFSFVIPHHLIVRKK; this is encoded by the coding sequence ATGTTCGACTCTTATTCAGGGTACCGGTTGTTTTCGCGCTTAGCGGTGTTCTTACTGCTTTGTTTGCTAATTGGTTTATTGGTAGGGAAACCCCTCTGGATACTTATCATCGGATTGCTTGGACTGGTGTTCTGGCATTACCGTCAGTTAGCTCGTCTCAATTTTTGGTTATGGCGTGATAGAAAATTAACGCCTCCCCAGGGCAGTGGTAGTTGGGAAGGGGTGTTTAACGGCATATATCGTCTGCAAGGTAAAAATCGTCGTCGAGTTGGCCAATTAGCCGCCTTGCTAGGACGTTTTCGCCAAGGCGCCGAGGCCTTGCCCGATGCGGCAGTCGTGCTCGACTCAGAGCACAATATCTTATGGTGTAACAAGTTAGCTCAGCTGATTTTAGGCTTTGTCTGGCCACAGGATAATGGTCAACGGATTGATAACTTGATCCGTCATCCTGATTTTTCCGCCTATCTTAAGGCGGGAGAATATAAGGAGCCCTTAGAGCTGGCCTCACCTGTCTCGGATAGGCGCCTACTCGAAATTCGTATCATGTCCTATGGTGATAGGCAGCTACTGTTGATCGCCCGTGATATTACGCGGATAAGACAGCTCGAAGGCATGCGTAAAGAATTTGTCGCCAATGTGTCACACGAACTGAAAACCCCGCTCACCGTATTGCAGGGCTATTTAGAGATGATGCAAAGCATGGCCGAACCCGGTTCGATGAACGCCAAGCCCTTAGCCTTAATGCAGCAACAGACACGGCGAATGCAGTCGATGGTGGAGCAGCTGTTGGTGTTATCACGTATCGAAGATGCGGTCGATATAAACCTTGAGAATACGGTGAATATGGCGCAGTTGATGGAGGTCTTGAAGGAAGAGGCCAAGGCGCTGGCGCAGGATAAGTATGAACTTAGCTTCCATTGTGAGGCGGGACTCAACTCCCATGGCAATGAGTTACAGCTTAGAAGTGCTTGTTCTAATTTGATTTCGAATGCGATTCGCTACACAGAACCCGGCGGCAAAATTACCGTGCAATGGCGCAGTGTGGCGACCGGTGGTCTCTTTAGTGTGACGGATACGGGCGAGGGGATTGCGCCGCAGCATATTAACCGTTTAACCGAGCGCTTTTATCGCGTCGACAGTGCGCGCTCAAGGCAAACGGGTGGTAGTGGCCTTGGTTTAGCTATTGTGAAACATGCCCTGAGTCACCACCACAGTGAGCTCAATATCAGTAGTGAATTGGGCAAAGGCAGCACCTTTAGCTTTGTGATCCCACACCATTTAATCGTCCGTAAAAAATAA